The sequence GGCCACGCGTACATATTCGGTCAGCATCACGATGTCCTTCTCGCGCGCACCGGCTTCGGTGATCGCCTCGAACACGTCGCGCAGATTGCGGATCGGCACGCCTTCCTCGACCAGGCGGCGCAACACCTCGGATACCCGCTGCGGCGGCACCACGCGCAGCATTTCCTTGATCAGGTCCGGATACTCGCGGCCCCAGCGCTGAATCAGGTTGGCGGTTTCCTGAATGCCGAGGAACAGTCCGAGCTGCCGATGCAGCGCCACCTCCAGATGACGCTCCAGCACCTCGCAGGCGTCGAGCGCCCGTTCGCGAATTCCGCTGCGCGCGCCATCGGCATCGGCATCGGCGTCGGCCGGCAACCACTCGCCCTGCATCGGCGGCCAGAACACCGCCAATGCGGTGGGCGCGGCGGTCGTCGCCGGCACGCCGGCTTCCGGCGCGGCCACCGCCTCCTGCGTGGCGTCTCTCGCCTGTGGCAGGAAATGCGCCTGTGCCCGCACCGCGCCGCGTGCGAGCCGCATGCCGTGCGCAACCAGACCGTACTGGCCGGGTGCAAGCGCAAGCCCGGCACGCACGGTCGGCGCCGGCAAGGGCACACCGAAACGTTCGCGTACCCGGGCGACTGCCGTGCGCGTGGCCGCTTCGACCCGCACGTAGCCCAGCTCCTGCAGGGTCTGCGGGTTGATCTCCAGCAGCAGCGGCGGCGGCGGCGCGAGTTCGCCGCGCAAGGCATCGGCGCGGGCCTGCTCGACCAGGGGGTCCGGCTCCGGCACCCGGAACAGGCGCCGCAGCACCTCATGACGGTTGCGCGCGCGCCAGGTCCAGCTCGCCAGCAGCGTCAGCCCCAGCACCACGAACACCGGCCATGGAAATCCGGGGATCAGAGCCAGCATCAGCGCCAGTGCCCCACCGATCAGGGCCACTCGCGGCTGACTGCCGATCTGCCGCGATATGGCGACACCGAGATTCTTGTCGTCTTCCTCACCGGCGCTACGCGTGACCACCAGGCCCGCCGAGATCGAACACAGCAGCGCCGGAATCTGCGCCACCAGGCCGTCGCCGATCGTCAGAATGCTGTAGGTGTGCGCGGCCAGGCCCAGCGGCATGTCGCGCTGAAGCACGCCGATGGCGAGCCCGCCGAGGATGTTGATGATGATGATCACGATGCCGGCGATGGCATCGCCCTTGACGAACTTCATCGCGCCGTCGAGGCTGCCATGCAACTGGCTTTCGACTTCCAGCAGACGACGCCGGCGACGCGCCTCGTCCTTGTCCAGCAGGCCGGAGCGCAGATCGGAATCGATCGATAGCTGCTTGCCGGGCATGGCGTCGAGCGTGAAACGTGCAGCCACCTCGGCGACACGTTCCGCGCCCTTGGCCACCACGATGAACTGCACCACGGTGATGATCAGGAACACCACGATGCCGACCACGAGATTGCCGCCGACCACCAGCTTGCCGAAGGTTTCGACGATGTTCCCGGCGTGCGCGTGCAGCAGGATCATCTTGGTGATCGCGATGGACAGCGCCAGCCGGAACAGGGTCGACAGCAGCAACACACTCGGAAAGCTGGAGAACGCCGTGGGTCGTGGGATATAGATCGCCAGCAGCAACAGGCCGATACCGAACAGGATATTGACGGCCACCAAGGCATCGATCACCAGCGCCGGCAACGGCAGGATCATCAGGCCGATGATCGCAATCACGCCGACCGCCAGCAGCACATCGCTGAAGTCGCCTTTGGGCAGGCGCAGCCAGACCGGCGCGGCGCTGTTCAGCGCCTTCACGACGCGGCTCCGGTGGCGGGCGTCGATCCGCCGTACCCGCCATCGTCCGGACGCGGGCAAAACGGGTCTTTTGCTCCTGATAAGGGGGTCAGGCGCTGCATTGGGGGGTCCGTTTTTTGGTGCCGCGGACGACGCTTTTCGCGAACGTCGGCCGGGTGGCAATTCACGTCAACTTGTGACCGACGCTATCACGCTGACTTGACAGCTCCCTGACAGCCTAGGGAAAACCCTGAACGGCTTCCGGTCAGCTGGAATTCAGGATAGGGTTGACCCGTCCTTGGCGGTATCGGGACCTGTTTCGGGGGGAACGGACCACTCCGTAAGGGGTGAGATTTGTACCGGTGTCGCGCCGAGCAGACAGTATCGGTTATCGATCCGGACCAGCAGCAGTCGTTCCCGTGTGCCGACCGGCATCACCTGAACCAGCTGGACCGGACCGTCGCTTCGAACGAAGCTGCCGCGTCGGCGCACCAGGTACCAAGCCAAAGCGCCCGCAGCGATGACGATGACCAACGGCATCAACAGTTCAAACAGGCCCGGCCCCTTGGGTCCTCCATCCTGGGCGGCGGCGATACCGCAGACCAAGCTCGCCGGTACAGCGGCGGCAAGACGCCGCGCGAGGCTCGGCCATGCGCGGTCCGCCGCGCCCGGCGCCGCAATCGCGGATTCAGCTCCGGTTCGAAACTTCACAATGGATTCACGCACCTTGGCTACCTTTTTGCGGCAGCCACCGGCGAGAGATGCCGAGGCCGCGGGGGACAACAGCGTAACGGTCGTATCGGGGATCGGAAAGTAAGCCGGAGACAGGCAAATGGAAATGCCGGTTCGAAACACCGCCCTACGCTCAGGCGCCTGCGCCCTCAATCCCGCGCCCCGCGCTTCGGTCGCGGATGTCGATGCCGACGCCGTGGTTCAGGCGCTGCATCTGGCCGCCGCGATCTTCGACGACAGCGGTCGCCTGCTCAGCCACAACGCCGCTTTCGCCAGTGATTTCACGCCGCCGCCGGAGCTGAGCCGCTGCGCTTTCGAATCCCGCTTCCAGCCGTTCGCGGACGTGGACCTTCCACACGAAGCGGGCACCGACGAAGTCTATTGTCCGTCCACGGGACGCTCGTATTCCCTGGCCTGGTCGAACCTGGGCCATGGCCTGCAACTGCTGACGGCGCTGGACCTGAGCGATCGCGTCGAATGGGTGCGCCGCCACCGCGCGCTGCAGGACCAGCTGCTGTTCACCTCGCGTGCGATGTCGGTGGGCGAGATGGCCACCACGCTGGCCCATGAGCTGAACCAGCCGCTGGCGACGATCATCAACTATCTCGGTGCCGGCCAGCGCCTGATCGAGAAGCAGCCCGGGCTGCCGCCCCGACTTCATGAAGCCCTGGACATGGCGCGTTCCCAGGCCGAACACGCGGCCGCGGTGATCGCCCGCGTCCGTGAGTTCGTGCGCACGCGCGAACCGCGGCGCGACATCCATCACGTCCGCGAATTCGCATTCCACGTGGTGCAGCTGCTGCAGCTCGAAGCGCAGAAGCACCGTGTGCTGCTGCGTGTCGAGATCGCGGATTCGCTGCCGGAAGTCTGGGTCGACCGCGTGATGATCGAGCAGGTGCTCGCCAACCTCGTCAAGAACGGGATCGAGGCGATGCGCACCACGCCGCCGGACGAACGCATCGTGAGCGTAGGAGCACGATTGGACGCCGACGGCCGGGTTCAGATCCGCGTCTCCGACCGCGGCTGCGGTCTCGGCGACACCACGGTGCAACAACTGTTCGCGCCGTTCTTCACCACCAAGAGCAACGGCATGGGCGTCGGTCTCGCGATCTGCCGATCCATCGTCGAATTTCACGAAGGCAATCTGTACTTCGAGGACAACCCAGAGGGTGGCGCAACCTTCGTGTTCACCCTGCCCGCAGCATCACAAGAGGCTGAGCAACCATGACTTCTGGCAACGTGCAGGTCTTTCTCGTCGACGACAACGAACCGTTCCGCCGCTCCACCGCGTGGCTGCTGGAGGCCGCCGATCTGGACGTTCGCGATTTCCCGAGTGGCCCCGGCCTGCTCGATACGATCGCCCAGGAATCACCGACGACCACGGCAAGCTGCCTGATCAGCGATGTACGCATGCCCGGCATGAGCGGACTCGAACTGATGGAGGAACTGCGCCGCCGCGAGGTCACGCTGCCGATCGTGTTCGTCACCGCGCATGGCGATGTGCCCCTGGCGGTGGAAGCGATGCGGCGCGGCGCCTCGAACTTCATCGAAAAACCGTTCGAAGGCGAAACCCTGGTCGACGCGATACGCATCGCCGTGCACGAGCCGCCGCCCGCCTCGCGCAACCCTTCGCAGTGCGAAGAAAAGCTGTCACGCCTGACGCCGCGTGAACGCCAGGTCATGGATCTGGTCGTTACCGGCAAGCTCAACAAGACCATCGCCGACGCGCTCGACATCAGCATCAAAACCGTCGAACTGCATCGCGCCAACATGATGAGCAAGCTCGGCGCGCGCAATGTGCCGCAACTGGTGCGACTGGTACTCGGCTACGCATGAGTGTTGCGCCCCGCCGACTGGACGCGCGCGCGCTCGGTTACGGCTCTGTGGCGGAACAGCTGCCGCGATTCGATCCGGCCGCCGCTCGGCTGCGTCGCCAACTGTTCGCCCGCTCCTGCCGCCTCGCCAGCGCCGACGGCAGCCTGAGTCTGCAACTCGGCCAGCCCGGCGGCGCAGCGGAGACCGCGAGTGAGTGGATGCGACTGCGTGGCGACGAACTCAGGATCTGGCTGCGGGTGCAGCCCGGCCCCTACGTCAAGGGACTCGGCGACGGCGCCTGGCATGACTACCACGGCGAATCCCGAACCCTCGCCTGGAGCCTGGCCCACGAATCAGTACTCACGGCATTCCACCACGTGTTCGGCGTGGCCCTGGAAGCCGAAGGCGCGGTCGTTCCCGAACAGTCCCCGGACGAGTGGCGTACGCTCGATCGCCCACTCGACTGGCGTCTCGATCATCGTGGTGCCTCGATTCACGGGCGCATCGCCTTGAGTCCGGCGGCGCTGGCGCGTATCGCCGCGATCGAGCGTTGGCAGCCCGCCGCGTCGCGCCCGCCCACGCATTGCGCGGCATTGCCGGCCAGCGCGAGGCTGAGCCTGCGGGCGCCGGCCATCAGCGCCGCCGCGCTGCGCGAATTCGAAACCGGTGACGTTCTGGTGCTCGATACATACAGCCGTTGCCGACACAA is a genomic window of Gammaproteobacteria bacterium containing:
- a CDS encoding GHKL domain-containing protein, coding for MEMPVRNTALRSGACALNPAPRASVADVDADAVVQALHLAAAIFDDSGRLLSHNAAFASDFTPPPELSRCAFESRFQPFADVDLPHEAGTDEVYCPSTGRSYSLAWSNLGHGLQLLTALDLSDRVEWVRRHRALQDQLLFTSRAMSVGEMATTLAHELNQPLATIINYLGAGQRLIEKQPGLPPRLHEALDMARSQAEHAAAVIARVREFVRTREPRRDIHHVREFAFHVVQLLQLEAQKHRVLLRVEIADSLPEVWVDRVMIEQVLANLVKNGIEAMRTTPPDERIVSVGARLDADGRVQIRVSDRGCGLGDTTVQQLFAPFFTTKSNGMGVGLAICRSIVEFHEGNLYFEDNPEGGATFVFTLPAASQEAEQP
- a CDS encoding flagellar biosynthetic protein FliO, which codes for MFRTGISICLSPAYFPIPDTTVTLLSPAASASLAGGCRKKVAKVRESIVKFRTGAESAIAAPGAADRAWPSLARRLAAAVPASLVCGIAAAQDGGPKGPGLFELLMPLVIVIAAGALAWYLVRRRGSFVRSDGPVQLVQVMPVGTRERLLLVRIDNRYCLLGATPVQISPLTEWSVPPETGPDTAKDGSTLS
- the sctV gene encoding type III secretion system export apparatus subunit SctV; this translates as MILPLPALVIDALVAVNILFGIGLLLLAIYIPRPTAFSSFPSVLLLSTLFRLALSIAITKMILLHAHAGNIVETFGKLVVGGNLVVGIVVFLIITVVQFIVVAKGAERVAEVAARFTLDAMPGKQLSIDSDLRSGLLDKDEARRRRRLLEVESQLHGSLDGAMKFVKGDAIAGIVIIIINILGGLAIGVLQRDMPLGLAAHTYSILTIGDGLVAQIPALLCSISAGLVVTRSAGEEDDKNLGVAISRQIGSQPRVALIGGALALMLALIPGFPWPVFVVLGLTLLASWTWRARNRHEVLRRLFRVPEPDPLVEQARADALRGELAPPPPLLLEINPQTLQELGYVRVEAATRTAVARVRERFGVPLPAPTVRAGLALAPGQYGLVAHGMRLARGAVRAQAHFLPQARDATQEAVAAPEAGVPATTAAPTALAVFWPPMQGEWLPADADADADGARSGIRERALDACEVLERHLEVALHRQLGLFLGIQETANLIQRWGREYPDLIKEMLRVVPPQRVSEVLRRLVEEGVPIRNLRDVFEAITEAGAREKDIVMLTEYVRVALRRQISDHFTDGTRSLHALLAHPELEDLLRQSVRGGGGANQIAIDPQTLNRILQDIQQARQRLGDGFAGVALLSSLDVRRHLRRLIENEFFALPVLSFQELVGDVRVVPEGQVKG
- a CDS encoding response regulator; the protein is MTSGNVQVFLVDDNEPFRRSTAWLLEAADLDVRDFPSGPGLLDTIAQESPTTTASCLISDVRMPGMSGLELMEELRRREVTLPIVFVTAHGDVPLAVEAMRRGASNFIEKPFEGETLVDAIRIAVHEPPPASRNPSQCEEKLSRLTPRERQVMDLVVTGKLNKTIADALDISIKTVELHRANMMSKLGARNVPQLVRLVLGYA
- the sctQ gene encoding type III secretion system cytoplasmic ring protein SctQ — encoded protein: MSVAPRRLDARALGYGSVAEQLPRFDPAAARLRRQLFARSCRLASADGSLSLQLGQPGGAAETASEWMRLRGDELRIWLRVQPGPYVKGLGDGAWHDYHGESRTLAWSLAHESVLTAFHHVFGVALEAEGAVVPEQSPDEWRTLDRPLDWRLDHRGASIHGRIALSPAALARIAAIERWQPAASRPPTHCAALPASARLSLRAPAISAAALREFETGDVLVLDTYSRCRHNLALEAAGRHWAVRLDERSRPMLLSSSIHPPIEPSQSRETHTMSDAPPQPAGDAAEAAPATSPLDAAMLELTFDIGTLPSSVGELAALQAGYVFELPQTLEQTRTTIRANGRAVGHGELVAVGDSLGVLILDLDGLQ